Proteins co-encoded in one Arthrobacter globiformis genomic window:
- a CDS encoding 4-hydroxybenzoate 3-monooxygenase — translation MARQIITTQVAILGAGPAGLMLSHLLAKAGIESTVIEIRSRQEISETVRAGILEHGTVNMLVDGGVSDRVLREGDRHDGIELRFNGESHRIDFKELVGESVWLYPQTDVFMDLAARREADGGDVRYRVTETTIHDIEDKPKVWFTDADGVEYELQADFITGADGSRSHCRFQIPEAHRKWYFHEYPFAWFGILAEAPRSSDELIYANSENGFALISQRTETVQRMYFQCDPKENVADWNDERIWAEFRSRVNGNGFELKEGPVIDKMVLPFRSFVHTPMRHGKLFLAGDAAHTVPPTGAKGLNLAIHDVKVLFEGLDSYYNSGSTALLDSYSDRALDRVWKAQQFSYWMTTMLHTPADAGDFARARQLGELNSVVSSRHGQAYLAEAYTGWPSA, via the coding sequence ATGGCACGACAGATCATCACCACCCAGGTGGCCATTCTGGGCGCCGGCCCTGCGGGACTCATGCTGTCCCACCTGCTGGCCAAGGCCGGAATTGAATCCACGGTGATCGAAATCCGCAGCCGCCAGGAAATTTCGGAGACAGTCCGCGCGGGCATCCTGGAGCACGGCACAGTGAACATGCTCGTCGACGGTGGTGTGTCCGACCGCGTGCTGCGGGAAGGCGACCGGCACGACGGCATCGAGCTGCGGTTCAACGGCGAAAGCCACCGCATCGACTTCAAGGAACTCGTGGGCGAGTCCGTCTGGCTCTACCCGCAGACCGACGTCTTCATGGACCTCGCCGCACGCCGGGAGGCCGACGGCGGGGACGTCCGCTACCGCGTCACCGAAACGACCATCCACGACATCGAGGACAAGCCCAAGGTCTGGTTCACGGATGCTGACGGCGTGGAGTACGAGCTCCAGGCCGACTTCATCACCGGTGCCGACGGCTCGCGCAGCCACTGCCGCTTCCAGATCCCCGAGGCGCACCGCAAGTGGTACTTCCACGAGTACCCGTTCGCGTGGTTCGGCATCCTTGCCGAGGCGCCGCGCAGTTCCGACGAGCTGATCTACGCCAACTCCGAGAACGGCTTTGCCCTCATCAGCCAGCGCACTGAAACCGTGCAGCGCATGTACTTCCAGTGCGACCCCAAGGAAAACGTGGCCGACTGGAACGATGAGCGGATCTGGGCGGAGTTCCGCAGCCGGGTCAACGGCAACGGCTTCGAGCTGAAGGAAGGCCCGGTCATCGACAAGATGGTCCTGCCGTTCCGCAGCTTCGTGCACACGCCCATGCGGCACGGGAAGCTGTTCCTCGCCGGCGACGCCGCGCACACCGTTCCGCCAACGGGCGCCAAGGGCCTGAACCTGGCGATCCACGACGTGAAGGTGCTGTTCGAGGGGCTGGACAGCTACTACAACAGCGGCTCCACGGCCCTCCTGGACTCATACAGCGACCGCGCCCTGGACCGCGTGTGGAAGGCCCAGCAGTTCTCCTACTGGATGACCACTATGCTGCACACCCCTGCCGATGCCGGCGACTTCGCCCGGGCCCGTCAGCTGGGCGAGCTGAACTCCGTGGTGTCCTCCCGGCACGGCCAGGCGTA
- a CDS encoding IclR family transcriptional regulator — protein sequence MANSVSGDSVVDRVVRVIAAFPAGVTVLQLSELAERADLPLTTAHRLVRQLATHGLLETSPGGSVRPGLRLWELVNRNSPTLALRQAAMPFMEDIQHVLNQNVNLAVLDGWEALFVERLSRRGSVANRAQVAGRMAVHVSSAGLALMSHQPKHVQAEYLDQFADPVGKVGRDEVRALLAEAANQGFAELAGVIDPDTWGIAVPVLDGQKRAVAAIGVVVPLREMRMQALVPALQTAARGIARRLSEGAG from the coding sequence GTGGCCAATTCAGTTTCCGGGGATTCAGTGGTGGACCGTGTGGTGCGCGTCATCGCGGCGTTCCCGGCCGGCGTCACCGTCCTGCAGCTGTCCGAGCTCGCGGAGCGCGCGGACCTCCCCCTCACCACCGCCCACCGTCTGGTGCGGCAGCTGGCCACGCACGGACTCCTGGAAACCAGCCCCGGCGGCTCGGTGCGCCCGGGCCTGAGGCTGTGGGAGCTGGTGAACCGCAATTCGCCCACGCTGGCCTTGCGTCAGGCGGCCATGCCCTTCATGGAGGACATCCAGCATGTGCTGAACCAGAACGTGAATCTCGCGGTGCTTGACGGTTGGGAAGCGCTCTTTGTTGAGCGGCTGTCCCGCCGCGGATCCGTAGCCAACCGGGCCCAGGTCGCGGGCCGGATGGCAGTCCACGTCTCGTCGGCCGGACTGGCCCTGATGTCGCACCAGCCAAAGCACGTCCAGGCCGAGTACCTGGACCAGTTCGCGGACCCTGTCGGAAAAGTTGGCCGTGACGAAGTGCGCGCCTTGCTGGCCGAGGCCGCGAACCAGGGCTTCGCCGAACTGGCTGGCGTGATCGATCCCGACACCTGGGGTATTGCTGTTCCCGTGCTGGACGGCCAGAAGCGCGCGGTGGCAGCGATCGGCGTCGTGGTTCCGCTGCGGGAGATGCGCATGCAGGCGCTGGTACCGGCGCTTCAGACGGCGGCGCGCGGCATCGCCCGGCGGCTCAGCGAGGGTGCCGGATAA